Proteins found in one Leishmania major strain Friedlin complete genome, chromosome 35 genomic segment:
- a CDS encoding conserved hypothetical protein (previous protein_id=AAZ14326.1) yields the protein MLHKYDKIEDAMAACVSLEYPLIIALHDKLPTFLNNADEATCGSGASGVAGGRSAAELTFSFLPTSRSMAMIQSSSSFFADGSDSCEASHTAPDLAAAAANSSLGYLMRPANLTAAAAANASLMAQALADGEELALVPDFPLGSVQGGAAQREALLVTFLESRLGSVMLLHLIEAETPDYAAFSTAVPAAPGTPGISLPRVHIFFPPSAGMTPVVLSGNLLTPQSVYNCVQMSLLKPKVHTSPATASGGTDELLSFFSATVSAMNREYARARQRANSASPIADLSAAPLLQQRHSDPAATTGMAADGEKPTTTAPIVAVPAQRAKGTSSSDALEAAHSIRVAGLPMSFTTSATAQAAHKTILTTSSMTLQTVWRVVEKHLEWAQREVQQAQAASTWNGTTPPKPGAKLTFTIEPSATSAEAAAVTVTTREEAAKVRLQDYPRNTVVKVYFDGVALPPPQPAVPAPAAATTSALRPSQYMCEGDVCRWRVPEDTPAPAAAAVATAAPAPKGESTLAPASVVASSAATATASVRLRCSLPNGKTLDLAQLDPSVATLRDDVRPAVADALGYDNFVFVCAYPPRRYSIETDEPLPLKEVELGRSSALRVVSLDGPTSPDASSRRAQPQPQPGHTRQMLVNAASSLMAMLASARGNQGGAPGAATAAASPSPDTRQSQQQRRTFNSMAEMLAANEEAERQTAMERLRQEQEQQGLGSSSSSRHQPDAEQRAQGKKSNRYFGGGSTEFIAEDGHDEVGKDSDGKRVAMEGLTPEQQEAFLSAQLRQLMNRHRRQSGEAGNENEEDDEGGTQRRVEGYRAFQGQGRRLAGDAPPASGDSSNTASPHPLSPSDSALAPAAEKKQ from the coding sequence ATGTTGCACAAGTACGACAAAATCGAAGATGCCATGGCAGCGTGCGTATCCCTCGAGTACCCACTCATCATCGCTCTGCACGACAAGCTGCCCACCTTTCTGAATAACGCAGACGAGGCCActtgcggcagcggtgccagTGGTGTGGCAGGTGGGCGCAGTGCTGCCGAGCTGACGTTCTCTTTTCTGCCTACGTCGCGCAGCATGGCCATGATTCAGTCCAGTAGCAGCTTCTTCGCCGATGGCTCCGACTCGTGCGAAGCGTCGCACACGGCACCCgacctcgccgcggcggcggcgaactCCTCCCTCGGCTACCTTATGAGGCCAGCAAACCTaacggcagccgccgcggcgaacGCGTCGTTGATGGCGCAGGCACTTGCAGATGGCGAAGAGCTCGCTCTTGTGCCGGACTTTCCGTTAGGCAGTGTGCAGGGCGGAGCTGCACAGCGTGAGGCGCTGCTCGTCACCTTCCTTGAGAGCCGCCTCGGCTCCGTCATGCTGTTGCATCTTATCGAGGCAGAGACCCCGGACTACGCAGCTTTCTCCACTGctgtgccggcggcaccagGCACCCCTGGCATTTCACTGCCGCGTGTGCACATCTTCTTCCCGCCGAGTGCAGGCATGACACCGGTCGTGCTGAGTGGGAACTTGCTGACTCCGCAGAGCGTGTACAACTGCGTGCAGATGAGTCTGCTAAAGCCCAAAGTGCACACCTCTCCAGCGACGGCCTCAGGCGGCACGGATGAgcttctctccttcttctcGGCCACCGTGTCTGCCATGAACCGCGAgtacgcgcgcgcgcgtcagCGGGCGAATTCTGCTTCACCCATCGCCGACTTGAGCGCCGCcccgctgcttcagcagcgccacagcgaccccgccgccacgacgGGGATGGCGGCAGATGGTGAAAAGCCCACAACGACCGCACCGatcgtggcggtgccggcgcagcgggcgaagGGGACAAGCAGCTCAGACGCACTAGAAGCAGCGCATTCGATTCGCGTTGCAGGGCTTCCTATGTCCTTTACCACCTCTGCGACGGCACAGGCAGCGCACAAGACGATTCTCACCACCTCAAGCATGACGCTTCAGACAGTGTGGCGGGTGGTGGAGAAGCACCTGGAGTGGGCGCAGCGGGAGGTGCAacaggcgcaggcggcgtcgacgtggAACGGGACCACACCGCCAAAGCCCGGGGCAAAGCTCACCTTTACGATCGAGCCTTCAGCAAcgtcagcggaggcggccgcggtgaCGGTAAcgacgagggaggaggctgccAAGGTGCGTCTGCAGGACTACCCGCGCAACACAGTGGTGAAGGTGTACttcgacggcgttgcgctgccaccgccgcagcctgCTGTaccggcaccagcggcagcgaccacATCCGCCCTGCGGCCTAGCCAATACATGTGCGAGGGAGACGTGTGCCGTTGGCGAGTTCCTGAAGACACCCcggcgcctgctgccgctgcggtcgcaaccgcggcaccggcgccaaAAGGGGAATCGACACTCGCCCCAGCCTCGGTAGTAGCATCGTCGGCGGCCACCGCAACCGCCTCTGTGAGGCTCCGCTGTTCACTCCCCAACGGTAAGACGCTGGacctggcgcagctggaccCGTCCGTGGCCACCCTCCGCGACGACGTCCGCCCTGCCGTGGCAGACGCTCTAGGCTACGACAACTTCGTGTTTGTATGCGCCTACCCACCGAGGCGGTACAGCATTGAGACGGATGAGCCGTTGCCgctgaaggaggtggagctcGGTCGATCCAGTGCCCTGCGTGTCGTGTCGCTCGACGGTCCTACGTCCCCCGATGCGTCGAGCAGAagggcgcagccgcagccgcagccagGGCACACACGGCAGATGCTCGTCAACGCTGCCTCTTCTCTGATGGCAATGCTTGCCAGCGCTCGTGGCAACCAAGGTGGGGCACCaggagcagcaacagcagcagcctcccCATCACCCGACACACgtcagtcgcagcagcagcggcgtacATTCAACTCGATGGCCGAAATGCTGGCAGCGAAcgaggaggcagagcggcagACAGCCATGGAACGCCTTCGGCAAGAGCAGGAGCAACAGGGACTCGggtcgtcgtcctcgtctcGCCATCAGCCGGACGCCGAGCAGCGGGCACAGGGCAAGAAGTCCAACCGCTACTTTGGCGGCGGTTCCACCGAATTCATCGCCGAGGATGGTCACGACGAAGTCGGAAAGGATAGTGACGGCAAGCGCGTCGCAATGGAGGGCTTAACACCTGAGCAGCAAGAAGCCTTCCTgagtgcgcagctgcggcagctcatGAATCGCCATCGGCGGCAGTCCGGAGAAGCAGGCAATGAGAacgaggaagacgacgagggagGAACGCAGAGAAGGGTGGAGGGTTATCGTGCCTTCCAGGGCCAAGGGCGACGCTTGGCTGGCGATGCTCCGCCTGCGAGCGGTGACTCTTCGAATAccgcctccccccaccccctgtcGCCATCCGACTCAGCTCTCGCGCCGGCAGCCGAGAAGAAGCAGTAG
- a CDS encoding putative casein kinase I (previous protein_id=AAZ14327.1), which yields MSSALENCLVQGGRFRLGRRIGGGSFGEIFLGVNTQTGEVVAMKVERTRTAHPQLLSESRYYTLLSQGRGAAYMPTIFGYSSEGEFNVMVMELMGLSLEDLHEKCGNRFSLKTTLMLADQILWLIELVHSHSVLHRDIKPDNFLMGTGKKGHHVYIIDFGLAKKYRDPRTHAHIPYKEGKSLTGTARYCSINTHLGAEQSRRDDMEGIAYLLIYFLRGSLPWQGLRASTKERKYSLIAHAKMSTSVETLCKGLPIELASFLNYSRALRFEDRPDYGYLRSMFRRLFMREGYQEDYVYDWTVRSMHETLTARQRKNAAKRGKKQK from the coding sequence ATGTCAAGCGCACTAGAGAACTGCCTGGTGCAGGGCGGCCGCTTCCGCCTTGGCCGCCGCATAGGCGGCGGCTCCTTCGGCGAGATCTTCCTGGGAGTCAACACCCAAACCGGTGAAGTGGTGGCCATGAAGGTGGAGCGCACAAGGACGGCCCACCCGCAGCTGTTGTCAGAATCGCGGTACTACACCCTTCTGAGCCAAGGCCGTGGGGCGGCTTACATGCCAACCATCTTCGGATACTCCTCCGAGGGCGAGTTCAACGTGATGGTGATGGAGCTGATGGGCCTGTCACTGGAAGATCTGCATGAAAAGTGCGGCAACCGCTTTTCGCTCAAGACGACGCTGATGCTGGCGGACCAGATTCTGTGGCTCATCGAGCTTGTGCACTCTCACAGCGTTCTGCACCGCGACATCAAGCCCGACAATTTCCTCATGGGCACCGGAAAGAAGGGCCACCACGTGTACATCATCGACTTTGGGCTGGCGAAGAAGTATCGTGAcccccgcacgcacgcccacatCCCATACAAGGAGGGCAAGAGCCTGACAGGCACGGCCCGCTACTGTAGTATCAACACGCACCTCGGCGCCGAGCAGAGTCGCCGTGACGACATGGAGGGCATCGCCTACCTCCTCATCTACTTCCTTCGTGGATCGCTGCCATGGCAGGGCTTGAGGGCGTCAACGAAGGAACGAAAGTACAGCTTAATCGCGCACGCGAAGATGAGCACCTCCGTCGAGACGCTCTGCAAAGGGCTGCCCATCGAGCTCGCATCATTCCTGAATTActcgcgtgcgctgcgcttcgAGGACCGCCCTGACTACGGCTATCTCCGTTCTATGTTTCGCCGACTCTTCATGCGAGAGGGCTACCAGGAAGACTATGTCTATGATTGGACGGTGCGCAGCATGCATGAGACGCTcacagcgcggcagcgcaagaATGCAGCGAAGCGCGGAAAGAAACAGAAGTAG